From Streptomyces sp. NBC_00690, a single genomic window includes:
- a CDS encoding putative cobaltochelatase — MSTPYPFTAIVGQDDLRLALLLNAVSPQVGGVLVRGEKGTAKSTAVRALAVLIPEVSIVPGCRFSCDPGAPDPACPDGPHEPGLSAARPARMVELPVGASEDRLVGALDIERALADGVKAFEPGLLAAAHRGILYVDEVNLLHDHLVDVLLDAAAMGASYVEREGVSVRHAARFLLVGTMNPEEGELRPQLLDRFGLTVEVAASREPDQRVEVVRRRLAYDDDPAAFALRWTADEDALRAKIVAARALLPTVSLGDDALRQIAATCAAFEVDGMRADIVMARTATALAAWAGRTDVLAEDVRQAALLALPHRRRRNPFDAPGLDEDKLDETLEEFGGSDTDPDPDRDPDSDPDPDSDPGGGPGGGSPSPDSPDAPHAPDAPAPQDSPHTPDTPAAEDPSPRQDSPGTGGAGEQRAVQATEPFRTKALSVPGIGEGAAGRRSRARAEHGRTTGSRRPRGALTRLHLAATVQAAAPHQRARGRSGPGLVIRRDDLRQASREGRESNLVLFVVDASGSMAARQRMGAVKGAVLSLLLDAYQRRDKVGLITFRGQDAEVALPPTSSVDTAAARLALLPTGGRTPLAAGLLKAHDVLRVERMRDPSRRPLLVVVTDGRATGKGPDPVGLATRAARLHASEGTAAIVVDCESGPVRLGLAVSLATDLAGTAVTLDELRADAIAGLVKDARQPGEQTARRTGGPISMGRAA; from the coding sequence ATGAGCACGCCGTACCCGTTCACCGCCATTGTCGGGCAGGACGACCTTCGGCTCGCCCTGCTGCTGAACGCCGTATCACCGCAGGTGGGCGGTGTGCTCGTCCGCGGTGAGAAGGGCACGGCCAAGAGCACAGCGGTCCGGGCGCTGGCAGTTCTGATACCGGAGGTGTCGATCGTTCCCGGCTGCCGGTTCTCCTGCGATCCGGGCGCACCCGATCCGGCGTGCCCGGACGGGCCGCACGAGCCCGGTCTCTCCGCCGCCCGCCCCGCTCGCATGGTGGAGTTGCCGGTGGGCGCGTCCGAGGACCGGTTGGTCGGCGCCCTGGACATCGAGCGGGCGCTGGCGGACGGCGTCAAGGCGTTCGAGCCGGGACTGCTCGCTGCCGCGCACCGCGGAATCCTGTACGTCGACGAAGTGAATCTGCTCCACGACCACCTGGTGGACGTGCTGTTGGACGCCGCCGCCATGGGGGCGTCCTATGTGGAGCGGGAGGGTGTGTCCGTACGGCACGCGGCGCGGTTCCTGCTGGTGGGAACGATGAATCCGGAGGAGGGTGAGCTACGGCCGCAACTCCTCGACCGGTTCGGTCTGACGGTGGAGGTGGCTGCGTCCCGCGAGCCCGACCAGCGGGTCGAGGTGGTGCGACGGCGACTGGCGTACGACGACGACCCCGCCGCGTTCGCTCTGCGGTGGACCGCCGATGAGGACGCCCTACGGGCGAAGATCGTTGCGGCGCGGGCGCTGCTGCCGACGGTGTCGCTCGGCGATGACGCCCTGCGGCAGATCGCGGCCACCTGCGCGGCGTTCGAGGTGGACGGGATGCGCGCCGACATCGTGATGGCGCGCACCGCGACGGCACTGGCCGCCTGGGCGGGGCGTACGGACGTACTCGCCGAGGACGTCCGACAGGCCGCCCTGTTGGCGCTCCCCCACCGCCGTCGACGCAACCCCTTCGATGCGCCCGGGCTCGACGAGGACAAGCTGGACGAGACGCTGGAGGAGTTCGGCGGATCCGACACCGATCCCGACCCGGACCGCGACCCCGACTCAGACCCGGACCCGGATTCGGACCCCGGCGGTGGGCCGGGCGGCGGATCGCCCTCCCCCGACTCCCCTGACGCTCCCCACGCGCCCGATGCGCCCGCGCCACAGGACTCCCCACACACTCCGGACACCCCAGCCGCTGAAGACCCCTCCCCCCGGCAGGACTCCCCCGGTACGGGTGGAGCCGGTGAGCAGCGTGCCGTCCAGGCCACGGAGCCCTTCCGTACGAAAGCGCTGAGCGTGCCGGGCATCGGCGAGGGGGCGGCCGGCCGGCGCTCACGGGCGCGGGCCGAGCACGGCAGGACCACGGGTTCACGCCGGCCCCGGGGCGCCCTGACCCGGCTGCACCTGGCGGCGACCGTGCAGGCTGCCGCCCCCCATCAGCGGGCCAGGGGGCGCAGCGGTCCCGGGCTGGTGATCCGCAGGGACGACCTGCGGCAGGCGTCGCGTGAAGGGCGCGAGAGCAATCTGGTGCTGTTCGTGGTGGACGCGTCCGGTTCGATGGCGGCCAGGCAGCGCATGGGTGCGGTCAAGGGCGCGGTGCTCTCGCTGCTGCTCGATGCCTATCAGCGCCGGGACAAGGTGGGGCTGATCACCTTCCGCGGCCAGGACGCCGAGGTGGCCCTGCCGCCGACGTCATCGGTGGACACGGCAGCCGCCCGACTCGCCCTGTTGCCGACGGGCGGGCGCACTCCGCTGGCGGCCGGACTCCTCAAGGCCCATGACGTGCTGCGGGTGGAGCGGATGCGGGATCCCTCGCGTCGGCCCCTGCTGGTCGTGGTGACGGACGGCCGGGCGACCGGCAAGGGACCCGACCCGGTGGGCCTGGCGACCCGCGCCGCACGGCTGCACGCCAGTGAGGGCACGGCTGCGATCGTCGTGGACTGCGAGTCGGGGCCGGTCAGGCTGGGGCTCGCCGTTTCGCTGGCGACCGACCTCGCGGGTACGGCGGTGACGCTGGACGAACTGCGCGCGGACGCCATCGCCGGCCTGGTGAAGGACGCCCGGCAGCCGGGCGAGCAGACCGCCCGGCGCACGGGTGGACCGATCTCGATGGGGAGGGCCGCATAG
- a CDS encoding ZIP family metal transporter, with translation MAVFVALGAFVMTLFGGWTAQRVTDRRHLVLGLAGGLMLGVVGLDLLPEALEAAGEEVFGVPQALLLFVGGFLVAHMVERLLAARQIAHGAAEERVPQVGLTAAGAMVSHSLMDGIAIGAAFQVGDAMGITVALAVITHDFADGFNTYTIASLYGNTRAKAMVMLFADALAPVVGAASTLLFTLPLELLGSYLGFFGGALLYLAAAEILPEAHHTHPAGPTLLCTTAGVGFIWLVTGIAE, from the coding sequence GCGTCACCGACCGGCGCCACTTGGTGCTGGGCCTGGCCGGTGGACTGATGCTCGGTGTGGTGGGGCTCGATCTGCTGCCCGAAGCGCTGGAAGCCGCGGGTGAGGAAGTCTTCGGGGTGCCCCAGGCGCTGCTGCTGTTCGTCGGGGGCTTCCTCGTGGCGCACATGGTGGAACGGCTGCTGGCCGCCCGGCAGATCGCCCACGGCGCAGCGGAGGAACGCGTCCCACAGGTGGGGCTCACGGCGGCCGGCGCCATGGTCAGCCACAGCCTGATGGACGGCATCGCGATCGGCGCCGCCTTCCAGGTGGGCGACGCCATGGGGATCACCGTGGCACTGGCCGTCATCACCCATGACTTCGCGGACGGCTTCAACACGTACACGATCGCCAGTCTGTACGGGAACACCCGGGCCAAGGCGATGGTGATGCTCTTCGCCGATGCGCTGGCACCGGTCGTCGGAGCGGCGTCCACCCTGCTGTTCACCCTGCCCTTGGAACTCCTCGGCAGCTATCTCGGCTTCTTCGGCGGTGCCCTGCTCTACCTCGCCGCCGCCGAGATCCTGCCGGAGGCGCACCACACCCACCCGGCCGGACCGACGCTCCTGTGCACAACGGCCGGGGTGGGCTTCATCTGGCTGGTGACCGGAATCGCCGAGTGA
- a CDS encoding cobyrinate a,c-diamide synthase: protein MVARLVIAAPASNSGKTTVATGLMAAFAATGLAVSPHKVGPDYIDPGYHALATGRPGRNLDAYLCGTELMAPLFAHGSAGCDLAVVEGVMGLYDGASGAGELASTAQLAKLLRAPVVLVVDASSQSRSVAALVHGFVSFDPEVRIGGIILNKVGTDRHEALLRDALEESGVPVLGVLRRGEAVATPSRHLGLVPVAERRTEALTAVAAMAELVRQGCDMDGLLALARSAPPLGATAWAPPVLDPATAIGPSPVVAVAGGPAFTFSYAEHVELLTAAGAQVVPFDPLRDERLPEGTAGVVIGGGFPEVFGAELSANETLRKDMADFAGSGGPVAAECAGLLYLARSLDGRPMCGVLDADARMGERLTLGYREAVAVTDSCLAVVGTRLRGHEFHRTVIEPSAGPTPAWGMRLPRPRMEGFVQGGVHASYLHTHWTAEPGVAARFVARCTR from the coding sequence GTGGTAGCACGTCTCGTCATCGCAGCCCCAGCGTCGAACAGCGGCAAGACCACCGTGGCGACGGGCCTGATGGCGGCGTTCGCCGCCACGGGCCTGGCCGTGTCCCCGCACAAGGTGGGCCCCGACTACATCGACCCCGGCTATCACGCCCTGGCCACCGGCCGCCCCGGCCGCAACCTCGACGCCTACCTCTGCGGTACGGAGTTGATGGCGCCGTTGTTCGCCCATGGCTCGGCCGGGTGCGATCTGGCGGTGGTCGAGGGGGTGATGGGGCTGTACGACGGGGCGTCGGGGGCTGGGGAACTGGCGTCCACGGCCCAGTTGGCGAAACTGCTGCGGGCGCCGGTGGTTCTGGTGGTCGACGCCTCGTCGCAGTCGCGTTCGGTGGCGGCCCTGGTGCACGGCTTCGTCTCCTTCGATCCGGAGGTGCGGATCGGGGGGATCATCCTCAACAAGGTGGGCACCGACCGGCACGAGGCCCTGTTGCGGGACGCGCTGGAGGAGTCCGGGGTGCCCGTACTGGGGGTGCTGAGGCGAGGTGAGGCGGTGGCGACTCCGTCCCGGCACCTGGGGTTGGTGCCGGTCGCCGAGCGACGGACGGAGGCCCTGACTGCGGTTGCCGCCATGGCCGAGCTGGTGCGACAGGGGTGCGATATGGACGGGTTGTTGGCCCTTGCGCGCAGTGCGCCGCCGCTGGGGGCCACGGCCTGGGCGCCGCCCGTGCTCGATCCGGCGACGGCCATCGGGCCATCGCCGGTGGTCGCGGTCGCCGGTGGCCCGGCCTTCACCTTCTCGTACGCTGAGCATGTCGAACTGCTGACGGCGGCCGGGGCACAGGTCGTCCCCTTCGATCCGCTGCGGGACGAGCGGCTGCCGGAGGGGACCGCGGGCGTGGTCATCGGGGGCGGCTTCCCCGAGGTGTTCGGTGCCGAATTGTCTGCCAACGAGACGCTGCGCAAGGACATGGCGGACTTCGCCGGCTCCGGTGGGCCGGTGGCCGCGGAGTGCGCCGGGTTGTTGTACCTGGCGCGGTCGCTCGACGGGCGGCCGATGTGCGGGGTGCTCGACGCGGATGCGCGGATGGGTGAGCGGCTGACCCTCGGGTACCGCGAGGCGGTCGCGGTGACCGACAGTTGTCTGGCGGTGGTGGGGACGCGGCTGCGGGGGCACGAGTTCCATCGGACCGTGATCGAACCGTCGGCGGGCCCGACCCCCGCGTGGGGGATGCGACTGCCCCGGCCGCGAATGGAGGGATTCGTCCAGGGCGGGGTCCACGCGAGCTATCTGCACACCCACTGGACGGCCGAGCCGGGGGTGGCCGCGCGATTCGTCGCCCGGTGCACGAGATGA
- the cobO gene encoding cob(I)yrinic acid a,c-diamide adenosyltransferase — protein MPQGQPSVVPDDGLTTRQRRNRPLVFVHTGTGKGKSTAAFGLALRAWNQGWPIGVFQFVKSAKWKVGEENALKVLGASGEGGRVDWHKMGEGWSWVQRDAQATNEEAAREGWEQVKRDLAAETYRLYVLDEFAYPLHWGWVDTAEVISVLRDRPGNQHVVITGRNAPTELLEFADLVTEMTKVKHPMDAGQKGQRGIEW, from the coding sequence ATGCCGCAAGGACAGCCGTCCGTCGTTCCTGACGACGGACTCACCACCCGCCAGCGCCGCAACCGGCCGTTGGTCTTCGTCCACACGGGCACCGGCAAGGGCAAGTCGACGGCCGCGTTCGGGCTGGCTCTGCGGGCCTGGAACCAGGGGTGGCCGATCGGAGTGTTCCAGTTCGTCAAGTCGGCGAAGTGGAAGGTCGGCGAGGAGAACGCCCTGAAGGTGCTGGGCGCATCCGGCGAAGGCGGCCGGGTGGACTGGCACAAGATGGGCGAGGGCTGGTCCTGGGTGCAGCGCGATGCGCAGGCCACCAACGAGGAGGCGGCCCGGGAGGGCTGGGAGCAGGTCAAACGGGATCTGGCCGCGGAAACGTACCGGCTGTACGTCCTCGACGAGTTCGCCTACCCCCTGCACTGGGGGTGGGTGGACACAGCCGAGGTGATCTCGGTGCTACGGGATCGGCCCGGTAACCAGCATGTGGTGATCACCGGCCGCAACGCACCGACCGAACTGCTGGAGTTCGCCGATCTGGTGACGGAGATGACCAAGGTGAAGCACCCGATGGACGCAGGCCAGAAGGGGCAGCGGGGCATCGAGTGGTAG